From Leptolyngbya subtilissima AS-A7, one genomic window encodes:
- a CDS encoding VOC family protein: MATDNPSILSHISLGTNDFEKAVAFYDRVLPTLGCKRIMEHPGAIAYGKIYPEFWVGVPHDNQTATVGNGTHIGFVAPTKEVVHAFYEAAIAAGAQDDGPPGPRPDYGEPYYGCFVRDPDGHKIEASYWDLALIEELYGVPAPS; encoded by the coding sequence ATGGCAACCGATAACCCAAGCATTCTGTCCCACATTTCTCTAGGCACCAACGATTTTGAAAAGGCCGTGGCCTTTTACGATCGCGTCTTGCCTACCCTGGGCTGCAAGCGAATTATGGAGCACCCTGGGGCGATCGCTTACGGCAAGATCTATCCTGAGTTTTGGGTTGGGGTACCCCACGACAACCAGACCGCCACCGTGGGCAACGGCACCCACATCGGGTTCGTTGCCCCCACAAAAGAAGTGGTGCATGCTTTCTACGAAGCGGCGATCGCCGCTGGAGCCCAAGACGATGGCCCCCCTGGCCCCCGCCCTGACTACGGCGAGCCCTACTACGGCTGCTTTGTGCGCGATCCCGACGGCCACAAGATTGAAGCCTCTTACTGGGATCTAGCGCTGATTGAAGAACTCTATGGAGTGCCTGCCCCGAGTTGA
- a CDS encoding HD domain-containing protein: protein MNLLTRWSALWRKLYLPTPAPQVLCDLCDRYTEPQRSYHTLQHLSECLDWCDRAGNLVQDPAAVELALWFHDAVYDTRRADNEARSADLATQAIDSVGGGDLLQRSIHDLVLATKHDAVPSTVDTGFVVDIDLAILGAKVDRFAQYEVQIRQEYAWVPEHLFCQKRTEILQSLLNRPSIFTTDFFRERLEHQAQRNLHRSLAVLRKGSG from the coding sequence GTGAATCTACTGACTCGTTGGTCTGCCCTCTGGCGCAAGCTATATTTGCCTACACCCGCACCGCAGGTGCTGTGTGATTTGTGCGATCGCTACACCGAACCCCAGCGATCTTACCATACCCTGCAACACTTAAGCGAATGCCTGGACTGGTGCGATCGGGCTGGCAATTTGGTCCAAGATCCAGCAGCGGTAGAGCTTGCTCTCTGGTTCCACGACGCCGTCTACGATACGCGTAGGGCCGACAACGAAGCGCGAAGTGCTGATCTTGCAACGCAGGCGATCGATAGCGTAGGCGGTGGAGATTTGCTCCAACGATCCATTCATGACTTGGTTCTGGCCACAAAACACGATGCTGTACCAAGCACAGTAGACACGGGCTTCGTTGTGGATATTGACCTGGCTATTTTGGGGGCGAAGGTGGATCGCTTTGCGCAGTACGAGGTTCAAATTCGGCAGGAGTACGCCTGGGTGCCTGAGCATTTATTTTGTCAAAAGCGGACTGAGATTCTCCAGAGTTTGCTGAATCGACCTTCGATCTTCACCACTGATTTTTTTCGGGAACGGTTAGAACACCAGGCTCAGCGCAACCTGCATCGGTCGTTAGCTGTTTTGAGGAAAGGCTCCGGCTAA
- a CDS encoding VOC family protein — protein MDVLINIDVNDLAAAEKFYGYTFGLKPSRRLGNTIVELVGGPSSIFLLQKEAGSQTSPQTTERRQFDRHWTPVHLDFVVENIEAITNRAVEAGAVQESPIQQNAWGKIALMADPFGNGFCIIQFEGQGYDAICDRCPD, from the coding sequence ATGGATGTTTTGATCAATATAGATGTTAACGATCTGGCCGCTGCAGAAAAATTTTATGGCTATACCTTTGGTCTAAAGCCCAGTCGCCGCTTGGGGAACACTATCGTTGAGCTAGTGGGCGGACCATCGAGCATTTTTCTGCTGCAAAAAGAAGCGGGTTCTCAGACGTCGCCGCAGACCACTGAACGGCGCCAATTTGATCGCCACTGGACCCCCGTGCATTTAGATTTTGTTGTAGAGAACATCGAGGCGATAACAAACCGAGCCGTTGAAGCAGGAGCAGTGCAGGAGTCGCCCATTCAGCAAAATGCCTGGGGAAAAATTGCGCTCATGGCCGATCCCTTTGGCAATGGCTTTTGCATTATTCAGTTTGAGGGGCAGGGGTACGACGCGATTTGCGATCGCTGCCCCGACTAA
- the bicA gene encoding bicarbonate transporter BicA, translating to MSITNHIHFHNVRGDIFGGVTAAVIALPLALAFGVASGAGAASGLYGAVIVGFFAALFGGTPTLISEPTGPVTVVFTAVIAQLMAADPENGMAMAFTVVILAGAFQILFGFLKLGRYITIMPYTVISGFMSGIGILLIILQLGPLLGHATPKGGVITTLASLPTMVSALNPAEVALGVFALAVLFLMPKRSKRWVPPQLLVLVGGTLLALVLFPNAGLRLIGELPTALPSLRWPTVQPSQVQTILVNGLALGMLGCIDTLLTAMIADSITRTQHDSNKELMGQGIGNMVSGFLGGMPGAGATMGTVVNIQAGGKTALSGLVRAGILLVVVLWAAPLTKMIPLVVLAAIAVKVGFDILDWSFLKRAHRVSWKGTAIMYGVMFLTVFVDLIVAVGVGVFIANILTIDRLSKLQSDVRTITDFDDDLAMTPEEQELMDQAKGRILVFHLSGPMIFGVARAISHEQMAMANHDVLILDLQDVPHLGVTAALALESAIQNAQYAGRSVFLVGAQGKTLSRLQKLGALQAVPAAHRVDTRTEALKLSLALLGAIDRGEFVPTRTVMPS from the coding sequence ATGAGCATCACCAATCACATTCACTTCCACAATGTGCGAGGAGATATCTTTGGCGGCGTCACCGCTGCGGTGATTGCCCTACCCCTGGCCCTGGCCTTCGGGGTGGCTTCGGGGGCAGGGGCGGCCTCGGGGCTCTACGGAGCCGTGATTGTGGGCTTCTTTGCGGCGCTATTTGGGGGCACGCCGACGCTAATTTCAGAGCCCACTGGGCCAGTGACCGTGGTATTTACCGCTGTCATTGCCCAGCTAATGGCCGCTGACCCCGAAAACGGCATGGCTATGGCCTTTACCGTAGTGATACTGGCCGGGGCGTTCCAAATTCTGTTTGGTTTTCTCAAGCTAGGCCGCTACATCACGATCATGCCCTACACCGTCATCTCTGGCTTTATGTCGGGGATTGGCATTCTTCTCATTATTTTGCAACTAGGGCCGTTGTTGGGCCATGCCACCCCCAAGGGCGGCGTGATTACTACCTTGGCTAGCCTGCCTACGATGGTGAGCGCCCTCAACCCGGCGGAGGTGGCGCTGGGGGTATTTGCCCTGGCGGTGCTGTTTCTGATGCCCAAGCGGTCTAAGCGCTGGGTGCCACCTCAACTATTGGTCCTGGTCGGTGGCACGCTGCTAGCTCTGGTGCTATTTCCCAATGCTGGGCTGCGGCTGATTGGCGAACTTCCTACCGCGCTGCCGAGCCTGCGGTGGCCTACCGTTCAGCCCAGTCAGGTGCAAACCATTTTGGTGAATGGTCTGGCGCTCGGCATGCTGGGCTGTATCGACACCCTGTTGACAGCCATGATTGCCGACAGCATTACCCGTACCCAGCATGACTCCAACAAAGAGCTGATGGGCCAGGGCATTGGCAACATGGTGTCGGGCTTTTTAGGTGGCATGCCTGGGGCTGGGGCCACCATGGGCACTGTGGTGAACATTCAAGCTGGGGGCAAAACGGCGCTGTCGGGCCTAGTGCGCGCGGGCATTTTGCTGGTGGTAGTGCTGTGGGCCGCGCCCTTGACCAAAATGATTCCATTGGTGGTGCTGGCGGCGATCGCAGTAAAAGTTGGCTTCGACATTTTGGACTGGAGCTTTCTAAAGCGAGCCCACCGGGTCTCGTGGAAAGGGACGGCCATTATGTATGGCGTGATGTTTCTCACGGTATTTGTAGATTTGATTGTGGCGGTGGGGGTAGGTGTGTTCATCGCCAATATTCTCACCATCGATCGCCTCAGCAAGCTTCAGTCTGATGTGAGGACTATCACTGACTTTGACGATGACCTGGCCATGACCCCTGAAGAGCAGGAGCTGATGGACCAGGCTAAGGGAAGAATTCTAGTGTTTCACCTCAGCGGCCCAATGATTTTTGGCGTGGCGCGGGCCATTTCCCATGAGCAGATGGCCATGGCCAACCACGATGTGCTCATTCTCGACTTACAAGATGTGCCTCACCTAGGGGTGACGGCGGCTTTGGCCCTGGAAAGCGCCATTCAGAATGCTCAATACGCTGGACGGTCAGTATTTCTAGTGGGGGCGCAAGGCAAAACTCTGAGCCGATTGCAAAAACTCGGGGCGCTCCAAGCCGTGCCCGCCGCTCACCGAGTTGACACTCGCACTGAAGCACTCAAATTATCCCTGGCGCTGCTGGGTGCGATCGACAGGGGAGAATTTGTGCCGACCCGGACGGTGATGCCTTCGTAG